The following coding sequences lie in one Arachis hypogaea cultivar Tifrunner chromosome 4, arahy.Tifrunner.gnm2.J5K5, whole genome shotgun sequence genomic window:
- the LOC112795565 gene encoding L-ascorbate oxidase gives MKIAWWVVWVGLLLVVKIEGGRVRHYKFDVEYMIKKPDCLEHVVMGINGKFPGPTIRAQVGDTLHIALTNKLSTEGTVIHWHGIRQVGTPWADGTAAISQCAINPGETFHYRFKVDKAGTYFYHGHYGMQRAAGLYGSLIVDLPKGQKEPFHYDDEFNLLLSDLWHTSSHEQEVGLSSNPFRWIGEPQSVLINGRGQFNCSLAAKFINTNLPQCKLKGGEECAPQILHVDPNHTYRIRISSTTSLASLNFAISNHKLTVVEADGNYVEPFTVDDIDIYSGESYSVLLTTDQDPTKNYWLSVGVRARKPPIPQQVLTALTLLNYKNISASVFPASPPPVTPQWDDFERSKAFTKKIIANKMMTPQPPRYSHRRIVLLNTQNKIQGFIKWAINNVSLSLPTTPYLGSMKFKLNNTFDRTPPPENFPSDYDIFNPPVNANATTGNGVYVFRLKEVVDVILQNANQLTGKGSEIHPWHLHGHDFWVLGYGEGKFKAGEDEKRFNLTHAPLRNTAVIFPYGWTALRFKADNPGVWAFHCHIEPHLHMGMGVIFAEALHKVRNIPSQALACGLTAINARH, from the exons ATGAAGATTGCTTGGTGGGTTGTATGGGTGGGTTTATTATTAGTAGTGAAGATTGAGGGAGGAAGAGTGAGGCATTACAAGTTTGATGTGGAGTATATGATCAAAAAACCAGATTGCTTGGAGCATGTTGTGATGGGAATCAATGGCAAGTTTCCAGGTCCAACCATTAGAGCTCAAGTTGGTGACACTCTTCACATTGCACTCACCAATAAGCTCTCCACTGAGGGTACTGTTATTCACTGGCATGGAATCAGACAG GTTGGGACTCCTTGGGCAGATGGAACTGCTGCTATCTCACAATGTGCTATAAATCCAGGAGAAACTTTTCATTACAGATTCAAAGTTGATAAG GCGGGTACATATTTCTACCATGGACACTATGGAATGCAGAGAGCAGCAGGGTTGTATGGTTCATTGATAGTGGACTTACCAAAGGGACAAAAGGAGCCATTCCATTATGATGATGAATTCAACCTTCTCCTCAGTGATTTATGGCACACAAGCTCTCATGAACAGGAGGTTGGCCTTTCTTCCAATCCCTTCAGATGGATTGGTGAACCTCAg TCAGTGCTGATAAATGGAAGAGGACAGTTTAATTGTTCCCTGGCAGcaaaattcataaacacaaatctgcCACAATGCAAACTTAAGGGTGGGGAAGAATGCGCACCTCAGATTCTTCATGTGGACCCAAACCATACCTACCGAATCAGGATTTCTAGTACTACTTCCTTAGCTTCCCTCAACTTCGCCATTTCA AATCACAAACTGACGGTGGTGGAAGCCGATGGAAACTACGTGGAACCATTCACGGTGGATGACATAGACATCTACTCCGGTGAGAGCTACTCAGTCCTCCTCACCACAGACCAAGATCCCACCAAAAATTATTGGCTTTCAGTGGGAGTCCGAGCAAGAAAGCCACCCATCCCACAACAAGTCCTCACGGCTCTCACCCTTTTGAACTACAAAAACATCTCTGCCTCCGTCTTTCCAGCCTCTCCGCCCCCTGTCACCCCACAATGGGATGACTTCGAGCGGAGCAAGGCCTTCACAAAGAAAATCATAGCCAATAAGATGATGACACCTCAGCCTCCGCGCTACTCCCACCGCAGGATCGTGCTCTTGAACACGCAGAACAAGATCCAAGGGTTCATCAAATGGGCCATTAACAACGTCTCTTTATCTTTGCCCACTACTCCATACCTCGGATCCATGAAGTTCAAGCTCAACAACACCTTTGACAGAACCCCCCCGCCGGAGAACTTCCCCAGCGATTACGACATATTCAACCCTCCGGTGAACGCAAACGCGACCACCGGCAACGGCGTGTACGTGTTCCGGCTGAAGGAGGTTGTGGATGTGATTCTACAGAATGCGAACCAACTAACGGGGAAGGGAAGTGAGATTCACCCATGGCACCTGCATGGGCATGACTTCTGGGTTTTGGGGTACGGAGAAGGGAAGTTCAAAGCGGGGGAGGATGAAAAGAGATTTAACCTGACACACGCGCCGCTGAGGAACACGGCGGTTATATTCCCTTATGGTTGGACTGCGTTGAGGTTCAAGGCAGATAACCCTGGCGTTTGGGCCTTCCATTGCCACATTGAACCTCACTTGCACATGGGTATGGGTGTCATTTTCGCTGAGGCTCTGCACAAGGTCAGGAATATTCCCTCACAGGCTCTCGCTTGCGGCCTTACTGCTATCAATGCCCGCCATTAG
- the LOC112795566 gene encoding SH2 domain-containing protein A isoform X1, whose protein sequence is MFTDAIGNAGYSLLKDLRAEIEVKDGTFSLCFWVYLANSTTFPATIIQQVCSDVSESAPFLVINDHKRINLLPLLLLHEEAPDTGNINSLTEVAYATVDFEFPLQNWVHIGCEVCPNHMKLQINGEIVGEKPLSSNKEPSSNDLRKIVLANIGGDGNISHGYVYNFQVFPSVSSIKDHHMKDPPLKLSIDESSASEIEEESDGVWSIVGGKASCRRNFSLDVVLLDVFGQPVDKENEQVYASLLYADTRAPVENTIDEEAPILASYDGIEFPSYERPSKLLLGRASFKLKISQLSSKCDNRLFLIKFCVPKLGNYPFFEALSRPIRCISRSRNTRLSTLVWKRSPGLAKHNLIQSSGMDDASFEHQHPVCEAKSNPLTKRFRFGHDKISVSVKADTNVEQPDEECNSHARTTNQVENGLTTGLYGTPANYEAYETLSDSESIGERNSPSNNVASRRYPISDMTVFKYCLAGLAERSLMLKEIASLASKKEISELAHHVSLYSGCSHHRNQILIAKKLVEDGTNLWKVMSPNNNHVPWESAVYEIEEQFMKIASCSSRSLSHQDLELLRVIAGCQEYLAQENFEKLWCWLYPVAYIISKERINPIWNSTSPKWIEGFITKEEAEASLQGPTGLQEPGTFVLRFPTSRSWPHPDAGSLIVTYVGNDYKLHHRLLSVDRVFGSGDKGIDMKPLQAMLLEEPELTRLGRIIRGH, encoded by the exons atgTTCACGGATGCAATAGGGAATGCAGGGTACTCTCTGCTGAAGGATTTAAGAGCTGAAATTGAAGTGAAGGATGGAACTTTTTCTCTCTGCTTTTGGGTTTATTTGGCCAACTCAACTACATTTCCTGCTACCATTATTCAGCAG GTTTGCTCTGATGTTTCTGAAAGTGCTCCTTTCCTTGTTATAAATGATCACAAGAGAATTAATCTTCTACCGCTTCTTCTCTTACATGAAGAAGCTCCTGATACTGGCAATATCAATTCCTTGACGGAAGTTGCATATGCAACTGTAGATTTTGAGTTTCCATTGCAAAATTGGGTTCACATTGGATGTGAG GTTTGCCCTAATCACATGAAACTACAGATTAATGGAGAGATTGTTGGAGAAAAACCGCTGTCATCAAATAAGGAACCCAGTTCAAATGATTTGAGGAAAATAGTTTTGGCAAATATTGGTGGAGATGGAAATATTTCACACGGTTATGTGTACAATTTTCAAGTTTTCCCTTCTGTTTCATCTATTAAAGATCACCATATGAAG GATCCTCCTCTAAAGTTATCTATTGATGAGTCATCTGCCtctgagattgaagaagaaagtgATGGTGTTTGGAGCATTGTTGGTGGCAAG GCATCTTGTCGTAGGAACTTCTCTTTGGACGTTGTACTATTAGATGTTTTTGGCCAACCTGTTGATAAGGAGAATGAG CAGGTTTATGCTTCACTTTTGTATGCTGACACGCGGGCACCAGTGGAGAATACAATTGATGAAGAAGCACCCATTTTGGCTAGCTATGATGGAATTGAATTTCCTTCTTATGAAAGACCGAGTAAACTTTTACTGGGCCGTGCATCTTTTAAGCTGAAGATATCTCAG CTTTCATCCAAGTGTGATAACAGGTTGTTCCTCATCAAATTCTGTGTTCCAAAATTAGGGAATTATCCTTTTTTTGAGGCACTCTCCCGTCCAATTCGATGCATCTCCAGGAGTCGTAATACCCGATTGTCTACCCTGGTGTGGAAAAGGTCACCTGGTCTTGCTAAGCATAATTTAATCCAATCTTCAGGAATGGATGATGCATCCTTTGAACATCAGCATCCTGTTTGTGAGGCAAAATCTAATCCATTAACGAAGCGATTCAGATTTGGACATGACAAGATATCTGTATCAGTGAAGGCTGACACCAACGTAGAGCAACCTGACGAGGAATGTAATTCTCATGCCCGGACTACTAATCAG GTTGAGAATGGGCTTACAACTGGCTTGTATGGCACACCTGCTAACTACGAGGCATATGAGACTCTGTCTGATTCAGAGAGTATAGGGGAGAGAAATTCACCTTCAAATAATGTAGCAAGTAGAAGATATCCAATATCTGACATGACTGTTTTTAAGTACTGCTTGGCTGGCTTAGCTGAGAGATCGCTGATGCTTAAGGAGATTGCATCCTTGGCCTCAAAGAAAGAAATTTCAGAGTTGGCCCATCATGTGTCACTTTATTCAGGATGTTCACACCATAG AAATCAAATATTAATTGCCAAAAAATTGGTGGAAGATGGAACTAATCTTTGGAAGGTGATGTCTCCAAACAACAACCACGTTCCTTGGGAGAGTGCAGTATATGAGATTGAAGAGCAATTCATGAAGATTGCTTCTTGCAGTTCGCGATCTCTCTCACATCAG GACCTAGAGCTTCTAAGAGTTATTGCTGGATGTCAAGAGTATTTAGCCCAAGAAAACTTTGAGAAGTTATGGTGCTGGTTGTACCCTGTGGCTTACATAATTTCAAAGGAGCGGATAAACCCTATCTGGAATTCTACATCACCTAAGTGGATAGAAGGATTCATAACTAAGGAGGAAGCAGAAGCTTCGCTTCAAGGTCCCACAGGACTTCAAGAACCAGGTACATTTGTATTGAGATTCCCCACCTCAAGAAGCTGGCCCCACCCAGATGCAGGTAGCCTAATTGTCACATATGTTGGCAATGATTACAAACTTCACCACAGGCTACTCTCGGTGGATCGTGTTTTTGG CTCTGGTGATAAAGGAATCGACATGAAGCCACTCCAAGCTATGCTACTGGAAGAACCTGAGTTGACTCGATTGGGAAG GATAATAAGAGGCCATTAG
- the LOC112795566 gene encoding SH2 domain-containing protein A isoform X2 encodes MFTDAIGNAGYSLLKDLRAEIEVKDGTFSLCFWVYLANSTTFPATIIQQVCSDVSESAPFLVINDHKRINLLPLLLLHEEAPDTGNINSLTEVAYATVDFEFPLQNWVHIGCEVCPNHMKLQINGEIVGEKPLSSNKEPSSNDLRKIVLANIGGDGNISHGYVYNFQVFPSVSSIKDHHMKDPPLKLSIDESSASEIEEESDGVWSIVGGKASCRRNFSLDVVLLDVFGQPVDKENEVYASLLYADTRAPVENTIDEEAPILASYDGIEFPSYERPSKLLLGRASFKLKISQLSSKCDNRLFLIKFCVPKLGNYPFFEALSRPIRCISRSRNTRLSTLVWKRSPGLAKHNLIQSSGMDDASFEHQHPVCEAKSNPLTKRFRFGHDKISVSVKADTNVEQPDEECNSHARTTNQVENGLTTGLYGTPANYEAYETLSDSESIGERNSPSNNVASRRYPISDMTVFKYCLAGLAERSLMLKEIASLASKKEISELAHHVSLYSGCSHHRNQILIAKKLVEDGTNLWKVMSPNNNHVPWESAVYEIEEQFMKIASCSSRSLSHQDLELLRVIAGCQEYLAQENFEKLWCWLYPVAYIISKERINPIWNSTSPKWIEGFITKEEAEASLQGPTGLQEPGTFVLRFPTSRSWPHPDAGSLIVTYVGNDYKLHHRLLSVDRVFGSGDKGIDMKPLQAMLLEEPELTRLGRIIRGH; translated from the exons atgTTCACGGATGCAATAGGGAATGCAGGGTACTCTCTGCTGAAGGATTTAAGAGCTGAAATTGAAGTGAAGGATGGAACTTTTTCTCTCTGCTTTTGGGTTTATTTGGCCAACTCAACTACATTTCCTGCTACCATTATTCAGCAG GTTTGCTCTGATGTTTCTGAAAGTGCTCCTTTCCTTGTTATAAATGATCACAAGAGAATTAATCTTCTACCGCTTCTTCTCTTACATGAAGAAGCTCCTGATACTGGCAATATCAATTCCTTGACGGAAGTTGCATATGCAACTGTAGATTTTGAGTTTCCATTGCAAAATTGGGTTCACATTGGATGTGAG GTTTGCCCTAATCACATGAAACTACAGATTAATGGAGAGATTGTTGGAGAAAAACCGCTGTCATCAAATAAGGAACCCAGTTCAAATGATTTGAGGAAAATAGTTTTGGCAAATATTGGTGGAGATGGAAATATTTCACACGGTTATGTGTACAATTTTCAAGTTTTCCCTTCTGTTTCATCTATTAAAGATCACCATATGAAG GATCCTCCTCTAAAGTTATCTATTGATGAGTCATCTGCCtctgagattgaagaagaaagtgATGGTGTTTGGAGCATTGTTGGTGGCAAG GCATCTTGTCGTAGGAACTTCTCTTTGGACGTTGTACTATTAGATGTTTTTGGCCAACCTGTTGATAAGGAGAATGAG GTTTATGCTTCACTTTTGTATGCTGACACGCGGGCACCAGTGGAGAATACAATTGATGAAGAAGCACCCATTTTGGCTAGCTATGATGGAATTGAATTTCCTTCTTATGAAAGACCGAGTAAACTTTTACTGGGCCGTGCATCTTTTAAGCTGAAGATATCTCAG CTTTCATCCAAGTGTGATAACAGGTTGTTCCTCATCAAATTCTGTGTTCCAAAATTAGGGAATTATCCTTTTTTTGAGGCACTCTCCCGTCCAATTCGATGCATCTCCAGGAGTCGTAATACCCGATTGTCTACCCTGGTGTGGAAAAGGTCACCTGGTCTTGCTAAGCATAATTTAATCCAATCTTCAGGAATGGATGATGCATCCTTTGAACATCAGCATCCTGTTTGTGAGGCAAAATCTAATCCATTAACGAAGCGATTCAGATTTGGACATGACAAGATATCTGTATCAGTGAAGGCTGACACCAACGTAGAGCAACCTGACGAGGAATGTAATTCTCATGCCCGGACTACTAATCAG GTTGAGAATGGGCTTACAACTGGCTTGTATGGCACACCTGCTAACTACGAGGCATATGAGACTCTGTCTGATTCAGAGAGTATAGGGGAGAGAAATTCACCTTCAAATAATGTAGCAAGTAGAAGATATCCAATATCTGACATGACTGTTTTTAAGTACTGCTTGGCTGGCTTAGCTGAGAGATCGCTGATGCTTAAGGAGATTGCATCCTTGGCCTCAAAGAAAGAAATTTCAGAGTTGGCCCATCATGTGTCACTTTATTCAGGATGTTCACACCATAG AAATCAAATATTAATTGCCAAAAAATTGGTGGAAGATGGAACTAATCTTTGGAAGGTGATGTCTCCAAACAACAACCACGTTCCTTGGGAGAGTGCAGTATATGAGATTGAAGAGCAATTCATGAAGATTGCTTCTTGCAGTTCGCGATCTCTCTCACATCAG GACCTAGAGCTTCTAAGAGTTATTGCTGGATGTCAAGAGTATTTAGCCCAAGAAAACTTTGAGAAGTTATGGTGCTGGTTGTACCCTGTGGCTTACATAATTTCAAAGGAGCGGATAAACCCTATCTGGAATTCTACATCACCTAAGTGGATAGAAGGATTCATAACTAAGGAGGAAGCAGAAGCTTCGCTTCAAGGTCCCACAGGACTTCAAGAACCAGGTACATTTGTATTGAGATTCCCCACCTCAAGAAGCTGGCCCCACCCAGATGCAGGTAGCCTAATTGTCACATATGTTGGCAATGATTACAAACTTCACCACAGGCTACTCTCGGTGGATCGTGTTTTTGG CTCTGGTGATAAAGGAATCGACATGAAGCCACTCCAAGCTATGCTACTGGAAGAACCTGAGTTGACTCGATTGGGAAG GATAATAAGAGGCCATTAG